The Tropicibacter oceani DNA segment ATGTCATCAAGCGCAAGATCACCTATCAGCGCGACGTGCTGGCGGCCGCCAACCGGGTGGTGCCGGTGCTGGTGGCGGTCATGGCCTGGGCCTTTGCGACCTACCTGATGCTCAAGGGGCTCAAGAAGATCGTCGCGATCTCCTTTCCCGGGGCGCTGCTGATCGGGCTGGTGGTGGCTGGCGCCGTTTACGTCATCATGCGCCCCTATATCCGGCGAAGCACGGCGCAGCTGGAAAACCACAAGTCCAGCGTCAATGACCTGTTCACCGTGCCGCTGATCTTTGCCGCGGCGCTGCTGAGCTTTGCACATGGCGCCAATGACGTGGCCAATGCGGTCGGCCCGCTGGCCGGGATCAACGAAGCGATCACCCAGGGCGGCATTTCCACCAAGGCCGGCATCCCGATCTGGGTCATGGCGGTGGGGGCCGTGGGCATATCGCTGGGGCTTGCGCTTTATGGGCCCAAGCTGATCCGGACCGTGGGCAGCGAGATCACCGAACTGGACAAGATGCGCGCCTTTTGCATCGCCATGGCGGCGGCGATCACGGTGATCATCGCCTCGCAACTGGGGTTGCCGGTCAGCTCGACCCATATCGCCGTTGGCGGTGTCTTTGGCGTCGGGTTCCTGCGTGAATACATCAAGTCCAGCTATGCGCGCATGCTGGACGACATCCGTCTGCACCACGCCGAAAAGGACCCCGAGGCAATCGCCAGCTTTCTGGACCGGTTCGAGGCCGCCGATGTGGCCGCCAAGGGCGAGATGTTGCGCCAGATGAAGGCCCAGAGCGCCTCGGACCGTCTGCTGGGCAAACAAGAGCGGCGCGGGCTGGGGCGGGTGCACCGGGTCGAGCTGGTCAAGCGCACGCTGCTGCTGCGCATCGCGGCGGCCTGGATCATCACGGTGCCGATCGCGGCGGTGCTTGCGGCGGTCTTCTTCTTCATGCTGCGCGGGATGCTGCTGCCGTGATCCCCGGCGCGGGGCCGGGACCGGTTCAGGGGCAGGGGGGGGCTATGGAATTCTTTACTTGGCGGCTGGTGGGCGCCGGGTCTAGGCTGGGGCATTGATCTTGCCCATTGAGGACAGTGCCATGCGCCGCGCGATTTTCGTCGTTTCCCTGGTTGTAACCTGCCTGACCGGCCCCGCAGCCCAGGCTCAGGCCCCGGCGCAGTTCGATCCGGATGATTTCGGCAAGATCGTCATCCAGCCGCGCCAGTCGGCGGGCGGCGGCGGAGGCAGCGGCTTTGTGCTGGAACAGGCCTTTGGCGATTACCAGAACGAGCCGATCATCGAATACGGCGAAAACAGCCCCGCGGTGCGGCTGGGGCGGCCCATCGGGCGGCTGGACACGCTTTATGCCAATGGCCAGACCGGGTTCTGCACCGCTTTCATCGTCGATGACAAACACATCGTCACCAACCACCACTGCATTCCGGGCATGGACGGCGATCCGTCGGGCGCGGACAGCGGCATTCAGGCGGCGCAATTCGTGGCGGGTTACATCCAGCCGGGGCGCTCGGCAGGGGTGGACAAATACTCGGTCTCGCCGCAGATCGTCGAAACCAACCGCGGGCTGGATTACACCGTGCTGCGGGTCTTCGGGAATCCGTCCGAGAAATACGGCATCATGGAGCTGGCCGCCGCCGACCCCGAAGATGCCGAGTTTCTGTGGATCATCGGCCACCCGCAGGGCCAGTCCCAGCACATCAGCCGCGAAGGCTGTGCGGCGGCCTCGCCGGCGATCTCGGAAGAGGGCAAGCTGATCCACAGCTGCGACACGCTTCAGGGCAACTCCGGCTCTCCGGTCATCCGGATCAGCGACAAGCGGGTGATCGGGCTGCATCACGCCGGCGACAACCGCACCGGGTTCAACATGGCGATCCCGATGACGCGCATCCTGGCGCAAAGCAAGGTGCTGCACTCGGCCCTGCCGGTTGCCGGTGCGGTGGTCGCGGCGGCGCCCGCCCCCGCGCCGCAGCTCAAGGCACCCGAAACCGCCGCGCCGCGCCTTGCCGCCCTGCCTGAAACCAGCGCCTGCGATGCGCTGTGGTCCGAGGCCAAGCAACTGGG contains these protein-coding regions:
- a CDS encoding inorganic phosphate transporter, translating into MLRTENLERAVQRNRDELFRFGTALIFIVGIMLFTIVRTDGGIDGILLVAAAMIGGYMAMNIGANDVANNVGPAVGSHAITLTGAIVIAAFFEAGGALVAGGDVVGTIKSGIIDPDLVADRDTFVWLMIAALLAAAVWLNFATVVGAPVSTTHSIVGGVLGAGIAAAGWDIADWSVVGQIAASWVISPVMGGLIAAGFLYVIKRKITYQRDVLAAANRVVPVLVAVMAWAFATYLMLKGLKKIVAISFPGALLIGLVVAGAVYVIMRPYIRRSTAQLENHKSSVNDLFTVPLIFAAALLSFAHGANDVANAVGPLAGINEAITQGGISTKAGIPIWVMAVGAVGISLGLALYGPKLIRTVGSEITELDKMRAFCIAMAAAITVIIASQLGLPVSSTHIAVGGVFGVGFLREYIKSSYARMLDDIRLHHAEKDPEAIASFLDRFEAADVAAKGEMLRQMKAQSASDRLLGKQERRGLGRVHRVELVKRTLLLRIAAAWIITVPIAAVLAAVFFFMLRGMLLP